Proteins encoded together in one Desulfurispira natronophila window:
- a CDS encoding Glu/Leu/Phe/Val family dehydrogenase: protein MIDPSQTHQEIQLWLQGIYETLSISPDTQRRLSQPKLTIHTHIPLRRDDGSLQFFSAWRVQYDDTRGPTKGGIRFHPSVCSSGVSNLSFWMTIKCAVMNLPFGGAKGGICVDPKTLSRLELERLSRGYIRSICDIIGPERDIPAPDLNTNPLIMGWMADEYAQIQRRQAPAVITGKPLGLGGSHGRTSATGYGALQVLNQWCQRHAKKPQQTTVAVQGFGNAGYYFARRAHEMGYGVVAISDSHNAIYSASGIDPQTVWDQKQQKRKLGESIYCTTPVCETEAVEVLSKEQLLELPVDIMVLAAMENAITTDNACRVKAPLILEIANGPVTTKAEEILLEHGTTILPDVLVNAGGVTVSHLEWVQNRIGEYWDEIAVEKRLLQRMEREARNCFELAEAQKCTLRQAAYMQGIKRIAQAMDQRGTQDYFAM from the coding sequence ATGATTGACCCCTCACAGACCCATCAAGAAATTCAACTTTGGTTACAAGGCATCTACGAAACCCTTTCCATATCACCGGACACGCAACGTCGCCTGAGCCAGCCCAAATTGACAATACACACCCACATACCTCTGCGCCGTGACGACGGCTCACTCCAATTTTTTTCTGCCTGGCGTGTGCAGTACGATGACACCCGGGGGCCCACCAAGGGCGGTATTCGCTTTCATCCCAGCGTATGCAGTAGCGGAGTAAGTAACCTGAGCTTCTGGATGACTATCAAGTGTGCCGTTATGAATCTCCCCTTTGGAGGAGCCAAAGGAGGCATTTGCGTCGACCCCAAAACCCTCTCGCGGTTGGAGCTGGAGCGCCTCTCCCGGGGCTATATCCGCTCAATTTGCGATATCATTGGACCAGAGCGGGATATTCCTGCACCCGACCTTAACACCAATCCACTTATAATGGGCTGGATGGCCGATGAATACGCTCAGATTCAGCGCCGCCAGGCCCCGGCTGTCATCACTGGCAAACCCCTGGGGTTGGGCGGTTCACACGGCCGAACCAGTGCCACTGGCTACGGCGCCTTGCAAGTACTCAACCAATGGTGCCAACGCCACGCCAAAAAGCCCCAGCAGACTACCGTAGCCGTACAGGGCTTCGGTAACGCCGGCTACTACTTCGCCCGCCGCGCCCATGAGATGGGATATGGCGTTGTAGCAATCTCCGATTCCCACAACGCCATATACTCCGCCAGCGGGATCGATCCACAAACTGTTTGGGATCAAAAACAACAAAAGCGCAAGCTTGGCGAGTCCATATACTGCACCACCCCCGTCTGCGAAACGGAAGCCGTAGAAGTGCTCAGCAAAGAACAACTGCTTGAACTACCTGTTGATATCATGGTGCTGGCCGCCATGGAAAATGCTATTACCACCGACAACGCCTGCAGAGTAAAGGCACCACTCATACTGGAAATCGCCAATGGCCCCGTTACCACCAAAGCCGAAGAAATTTTGCTTGAGCATGGCACAACTATTCTGCCTGACGTGCTGGTCAATGCAGGAGGGGTAACCGTCAGTCACCTTGAGTGGGTACAAAACCGCATCGGAGAGTACTGGGATGAAATCGCAGTGGAAAAACGACTCCTGCAGCGAATGGAACGGGAAGCCCGTAACTGCTTCGAACTGGCAGAAGCACAAAAATGCACCCTGCGTCAGGCAGCGTACATGCAAGGCATAAAGCGCATCGCCCAGGCCATGGATCAACGGGGGACCCAGGACTACTTTGCCATGTGA
- a CDS encoding epoxyqueuosine reductase, giving the protein MQNTVIEAISYYVSHSPYNLHQDRETPYFDAPLVGFAAADDPLFANFKQIIGDFHLTPRELLPQATTVISWVLPIVKPTRMSNRRQNRWPSQAWAHTRGHGESFNNELRRHMVSWLEKQGYQAVAPQLSELWQWVEIPDQGPSSRWSERHIAYTAGLGTFSLNDGLITPVGIAHRVGSVVTSLSLPPTPRTAKDYRENCLWYREGTCGLCIRRCPVEALSPQGHDKLICNQYVYNTVQQELSETYGVDQPGCGLCQTAVPCETRIPASIKKRSPNTTT; this is encoded by the coding sequence GTGCAAAACACCGTCATCGAAGCTATTTCCTACTACGTCTCTCACAGCCCCTACAACCTCCACCAGGATCGTGAAACACCATACTTTGACGCACCACTGGTGGGATTCGCTGCAGCTGACGACCCCCTGTTCGCCAACTTCAAACAAATTATTGGCGACTTCCATTTGACTCCCCGTGAACTACTCCCCCAGGCTACTACGGTTATCAGTTGGGTGCTGCCGATTGTAAAGCCAACCCGCATGAGTAATCGCCGGCAAAACCGCTGGCCATCGCAAGCATGGGCGCATACAAGAGGCCATGGCGAGTCCTTTAACAATGAGCTGCGCAGACACATGGTGAGCTGGCTGGAAAAACAAGGATACCAAGCCGTGGCTCCTCAGCTCTCGGAGCTTTGGCAATGGGTGGAAATTCCCGACCAGGGCCCTTCATCGCGCTGGTCAGAACGCCACATTGCCTATACGGCGGGCCTGGGAACCTTCAGCCTGAATGACGGACTCATTACGCCTGTCGGCATAGCCCATCGCGTCGGCAGCGTCGTAACCAGCCTCAGCCTTCCCCCAACTCCCCGCACCGCGAAGGACTACCGAGAAAACTGCCTGTGGTACCGGGAAGGAACCTGCGGCCTTTGCATCCGGCGTTGCCCAGTCGAAGCCCTTTCACCTCAAGGCCACGACAAGCTTATTTGCAATCAGTACGTCTATAACACCGTACAGCAGGAACTCAGCGAAACCTACGGCGTCGACCAGCCAGGCTGTGGTCTGTGTCAAACCGCCGTACCCTGCGAAACTCGCATACCAGCATCCATAAAAAAGCGTAGCCCCAACACAACCACGTAA
- a CDS encoding SIR2 family NAD-dependent protein deacylase, which produces MTMAPQTKQHIEAVAGHIRDSSRILFITGAGISADSGLPTYRGVGGLYNDNETEDGIPIEQALAGAVLESRPEVTWKYLMRIEEAGRNATYNAAHQILARIEDNKPDTWIFTQNVDGFHSSAGSRNVVELHGNMHHLRCMDCTFHEKVIDYQHLQTIPPRCPQCTNGILRPGVVFFGEMLPMEAIMTMREQERLGFDLVISIGTSNLFPYISEPVIKARRQGKKTAEINPAHTSLSHLVDHHIPLGAAEAMEAIWEAL; this is translated from the coding sequence ATGACCATGGCCCCCCAGACCAAACAGCATATTGAAGCCGTAGCCGGTCACATTCGCGACAGCAGCCGCATTCTCTTTATTACCGGCGCCGGAATTTCTGCCGATTCCGGGCTGCCCACCTACCGTGGAGTGGGCGGCCTCTACAACGACAACGAAACCGAAGACGGCATACCCATCGAGCAGGCCCTGGCCGGGGCAGTACTGGAGTCCCGTCCCGAGGTGACCTGGAAATACCTGATGCGCATAGAGGAAGCAGGACGGAATGCCACCTATAATGCCGCCCACCAAATCCTGGCCCGTATAGAAGACAACAAACCGGATACCTGGATATTCACCCAGAATGTAGATGGTTTTCACAGCAGCGCTGGTAGTCGCAATGTGGTAGAGCTTCACGGCAATATGCACCATTTGCGCTGCATGGACTGTACGTTCCATGAGAAGGTCATCGACTACCAGCATTTACAGACAATTCCACCTCGCTGCCCCCAATGCACAAACGGTATCCTCCGTCCTGGTGTTGTCTTTTTTGGCGAAATGCTCCCTATGGAAGCCATCATGACCATGCGTGAACAGGAACGCCTGGGGTTTGATCTTGTCATCAGTATCGGCACCAGCAATCTTTTCCCCTACATCAGCGAACCGGTCATCAAAGCTCGTCGACAGGGGAAGAAAACCGCCGAGATCAACCCTGCCCATACTTCACTATCCCATTTAGTGGACCATCACATACCCTTGGGAGCTGCCGAAGCCATGGAGGCCATCTGGGAAGCCCTTTGA